AAGGGATTGACTACCTAACCTTTCAAGATACTCTTCAAGTAGCTTATCTTGAAGGAAAGATTTATAAAGACAATCAGGAGCTTATAGTGAATCTTCATAATATCGAAAACGCACTTATCGCAAAGGATATTACAAACGAACTTAAGGGACGTCCCAATCTCAGTGTAAAATATACTGATTCATCAGGTCAGACGCGAGGATACGTCCTTGCCTACGAAGGGCGATTAACAGAAAGTGACAAGGATGTTTGGGTGGAAGATCATCGACTCTATCAACAACCAATCGTGTATGTGAGCGATCTCGCATCAGATCGATCAAATCCTTTTGTTGGAGGAAGACTTATCAAGGCGTTTTTTGAACTTTATCAAAAAAATTATCTGGATCAGGGAAACATGATGCCTATCTATTTTGAAGCTCGAGAATCAACAACGCATCAACTACTCTCCAAGCAGATAGAGCGTATCCAGCGGCAGATTAGGATAACATTTTCCATAGAAGAGATCGGTGATTACCAAAAAGGGAAGGATACCATGAAGGCGCTTATTCTGATTCCTCAGCGAGAGTTGCCTCACGCAGCATAGAATTCATTATAACCATAGCATTTTAAGCACAAGCACTCTTGACAGAAAGGGTGTTTTGTGCTATAATGGCGCGCATAAGGAGGGCCTTTGAAATGGCCAAAAAGTTCGACCACGACGTGGTCGGCCGCACGTTCAAGGTGAACGGCGTTCGGTTCCACGTCGAGGCAGTCGTCCCATTCCCCGAGGAGGATATCGGGGCCTCCTGGAAAAGGGGGGTGATGGCAGCCGAAGAGGACACCCTGGTGTGTGCATTCTTCGGGCAGTACCTGATCCCAACGATCCGCGTGCGAGGCGGCGTAGTGAAGTTGGCGTCCGTCACCATCGACGGCAAAACTCTCACCAAGGCACACGAGATCGCGACAGCCCTCGGAGCGGCAGAGAAGTTCGTTCCCTACAAGCTCAAGCGAAAGGATTGAGCGAAACAACCACAGTGGCCCCGTAACAGTTCCGCGCTGCAGGGGCCCTATTTTTTAAATAATTTCATCCTATGCAAACTCCCCAACAAACAACGGAAGCATCATCACAAAACGGCACCCTTACAATTGAGCGCCTTGATGATGTTGTCGCCGATAGTGATGGCTGCCAGTATGCATCCATGAATTTCTATCGGAATCAAGTCGGTCTTAATACGCTCAAGCTCATGCTGCTTTTGAAAAAAATTCCTCAATCGGACCGCCGTAATGGCAGAACAAAGGATGGCGATGCGCTGTCACTCTATCCCATAAGGGATGTGGATCGCCTATTTTTGGAGCATGGTATTTTGCGCCGCGGACAGGATATCGTTCTTGAAAATCCACTTGAGGCGATCATCTTCAAAAAGGTACAGTATGCGTCACGTGATTTTTTCAAACAAACCTTCCATCTTTCCGACGAGATTTTTGATACTCATGTTGCATCCCCTGAGATCGAACATCGCAAGGCCGTCAATACTGAAGGAGATGTAGTTATTATTTATCCCGTGATGAAAGTAGTTAAGGTTCTTACCGAGATCGGTTTTTTCCGCGATGTCGAAAAAGAAGCTCCAGAACCGAAAACGCCCGAAGAAAAAATCCCCGATCTTGAAGCGTATCTCAAAGAACTCGCCGACGGAACTGCGATTGACCAAGAAACATTCGATAAACTTCTTGCCGCATTCGGTCCGTCACGCGTCGTGGATATTATCTTTCGTCTGCGTCCTGCTTTCAAAGACATTGAAGTCGGTGAAGTGGAAAAAATCATTCCACGCTATCTTGGCGACTGTCTTGTGCAACGCAGAGGATTTCGTCCCGATGTGGTGGTGGAAGCGGGAAAGCATTTATCCGACCCTGATAATCAGAAGTGTTTGTATGAAACGCTGCGCTACCGCTGCTTCGAATTATTTCTTGAACGAAGGCGATACGACAAGCAGAGCGATGAAGCGCTATTGGTGAAATCTGCCGTTGATGATTTGGCATGTGCATTGTCAGAAGAAGGCGCTCTGGAGAATGAGTCCGTCAAAGAGATTTGGAATGCCGTCGAGGAATATTATCTAGCGCTTGCAAATCATTTTGAAAAACCGGACCGTCTCGTCGATCATATTTCTCCTGATCGGGCATTTCCCGATATGAGTCAGAGGATCAATATCAAAGATATTATGGAAAATAAGCGCATGCTGATCGCCGACGAAATGAGCGGCGGTAAGAGCGCATCGGCAATTATTGCAAAGGAATATCTCGGAGCAAAGCTTGCAGTCATTTGTGCGCCGTCCAATGTCATAGCGACATGGAGAGAATATTTACTCTCCGATGAAAAGCGTCTCGACGGCTCGCTGAAGGGTTATTTTAAAGAAGGACAAAAGCCCCGTGTTTTTGTTGTTGAGAGTTCTTTGCAGCTTGCTCTGATTGATAGCAACGCGTATGACTATATTCTCATTTCGCATGGGCGCATGGCTCGTCCCGAATACAATGAGTTTCTCGTGAAGTTGCCCTATGACATGGTTATCCTTGACGAATCTCATAAACTCAAAAAAATTTCCAAGGGTGTTCAGTCTCGTGCCGCTTTGCGTTTAATGAACAAACTTCAGGGCGAGAATGAATATGTCGTACTGCTTTCCGGTACGCCGGTACCAAACAAAGTTCGCGATGTGGCGTTTTTACTCAAAGCGCTCTATCCCGAAAAATTCGAACAAGAAAATAACCAGCAACTCATCCAGAGAATCATCAAGGGCGGCGTTATTGAACTTCGTAATCTTCTGATACCGCGCATGCAGATGAAAAAGCTTTCCGAAATTGTGGATATCGCTCCCGTCATCGAACATCCTCCGATCCGCGTACAGATATCTCCGCAAGAACGAGCGATCTACAATCAAGTCTTTCTTGATGACGATCAGTTTACATCGACGGAAAAAATCATCGCCATGCGGCAATTTCTTATGAATCCCGAAATCTTTGAACCTACGCCGGGATTTCCCGCATCCATGGTAGAAGCTCTTGGAATGGAATTGAGAACCGCGCTTGAGAGCCATGATAAGATTCTTGTTTTTACAAATAGTTATGTTGATGGCATTTTGAGAAAAGGCAAATACCAAACGACCATCATTGAACGGCTGGGATTGCCAGCCGATGTTGTGATAGAAGTGATTGATGCGAGTACAAGTCAAAAAGACCGCGAGGATATTCAGCGGCGATTCAATTCTCATCCGGATAAGATAATTATTTTTGCGAGTGGACAAACGACTGATGTTGGTGTTGATTTTTCCGGAGCCGAAGTAGTAGTGACCTACAATCATCCATGGACAAAGTATGAATATTTACAGCAAGTGGGACGCGCTAATCGCTGTACGCGCAAGCATACTCTTCATGTAAAAATGCTACGCTGTCCCGGCACCATCGAAGAAGGCGTATATGCGCATGTCCGCATGAAATACGAGGCAATCGAGCGTCTTCTTAATGGCGTTCCACTTACCGAGGAACAGCGCCGCCTTCTTCATATGGATGCGAAAAATGACGAAGAAGATGATGAATTGAGTGAAGAATTGTCAACGTTCCATTTGGCGCAATGCGGTGAGCTTATGTCTATTCTCAAGCAAATGTATCATATCGGCGAAAAAGGATTTAAGAACATGCTTAAAACACGGGGTGAAGCGTATGCGCGAGGGTATGCGGGCCTATCTAATCGTTGCTACCAGGCAAACATGAATCGCATGGTTGGCACAATCATTGAAAATTCGATAGGCGAGAGGGAACAAAATGTTGCAGATCTTGCCATACTCGATTTGGCATCGGGTCCTGAAATGTTGCGCCGTGTTCTACCCGAAGCGCAGCAAGAAGCAGTTACAAGTCTTGATCTCAATGAGAAGCATTTTGAGAACGCCAAGGGGAAAACCGTTGTCGGCAGCTTTTTGGATACAGGACTTGAAACCCAATCATTTGATTATGTCGCGTGCAGTCTTGCTTTTCACTATACACCGGAATGCAGGGCTTTTCAGACGGAAACAATCGAACTTCTTAAAGAAATCAATCGTCTGGTTAAGATCGGCGGGCGCACTGTTATTACGCTCAACTACAATTATGAACTGAAGGATCCGATACGGTTTCGCGAAATTGTTTCAGCGATGTTTGGATTCGATGTTATCGAGTCGATGACGGGGTGTGCCGAAAATGACGGCGTGTTTGGCGCGCACGTGATCACTTTGGAAAAACGCGAAGATGTGTCGTATGCGCCGATTGACGCGTTTGTCGGTCTTCTCAAGCGCAAAGAGTTTGCAGGTCTTCAAATCAAAAAAAACGATCATTCTCTTGTGGATTCCCGCTGGATTATGGACGAGGTTGTCATTAATGGGCGATCCTATCCGATCGCGCTCAACGCGCTTGATCGACAAACGCGCGAAAAAGAACAAAGTATTATAGATGAAGCTGTCGAACTTTTTGATACCTATTCAGCACTGTATAAAATTCCCGAAGATGTTCTCACGGCAAAAGGCTTTTGCCGCGTGAAGGTAAAAAATCGTTATGTGTTGCTTAAGCAAATCTCAAATGGAGATGATCCGAAATTTATTCTCGTAAAGCCGGAGTTTATCCGGCGGAAACGCAGGTAGGATATGGATCGATTATTTACTAGTCGAGAATTACGGCGTGCATCAGCAAGAGTTGCAAAGCGCGAGGGAACACAAGTATACCCCTCTCTTGATAAAACTGAAGAACAATATACTCATCTTGTCACTCTTGCCCATGAGGCGCGTACGGGGAAATTCGATCAAATCCCTTTTGCAAAAGCTGTAGAAAAATTAAGCGCTCCACTGAAGGTGTTTGAGGCTTCTGAATATGAAGCGCTCGCTCATCGGTTGATTCGAGAGTACTGTTACGGGAAGACATTTCAAGATGCCTATCACGCGCTCTATAACCTCTCGATCATACTTCTTGCTATTCAGGCAAAAACGGCAAGAGCGGCAGTACTTGATGATGGAATAGAAAGTGAAATATCAATGATGTTTATGCAATCTGTATTGCAGAAGTTTTCTCTGATGGCGTTTGTGGCGTATACGGATGAAGAGCGCCAATGGTTTCTTTCTACCGTAAACGTACTGCCCAATGGATTTGTAAGAGAATTGTTTCTCGAAATGGATGATTGGATGATGGATTTCAGAATGCAGCGACCCTTTGCCAAAGATATAAAAAAATATATGGAAGAGCAGCTTGGCATGAGCGATGAAGAAGCTCGTGACTTGCGGCAGGACACCAACAAGCTTGTTACTGAAATGAAGCAGCTTCAGCGCTATCCTATTCAGCAGTCACTCTATGAGGATGAGATGGGTTGTCGTGCTGTGCATTCGTGGGCTGTGCTGGATATGCGGCAGCAGAAAGGCAAAGAAGAACTATCGCCATTTAAGAGAGAGGTTTTGGATCGTAGTCAAGATTTTCTCGCTCAATTTTTTGCAATCTATGACGATACCACTCCTGACAGTGTGTCATCACATGTTGAACGAATGGAATACAAGTATGGAACAGCAATTTCATTTAATGCGAATTTGGCGCTTACGTATATTCTTGCTGCAGATGGGGAGCTGTACTATCAAGTGCATCCGGTTAGAATTCCAATGAGAGAAATTTTTCAGAAATGCGGCATGGAAGCGCAATATGAGTTTTTGCGGTTTCAATTTGTTGCACGGCTGTTTGACCTGATCGTTCCGCGAGAAATCAGCGATCAGACGCCATCACTTAATGGGCTTGCCGAGCGAGTAAAAAAAGCATTACGTGAAAATTCTTCTTTGAAGGTGGGTACGATTGTCCGAAATCTCATAGTTCCGCGCACCATGATCATTCGGAACAAAGAATCTATTCGGAGGGCATTTGAGTGGAAATCTCAGGTTTCAGATGATGATACACCGGAAGAAGCAGAACGAAAACGGCAGTTTTTGGGTCGCATTGGGCATCCGATGCGCTTAAGACTGGGATATAAACCTCATCCAAAGGCAAACGAGTGGGCACGAGAGGATGGATTTTGGCGAGATCTTGAACCCAATGAAACATGGGGCAGGACTATTGACTCACCCGTGTCAGTGGTACATCGGCAGAAGGGACACAAAAAATAATCTATGGATGGACAAAACTACAACCGGGCCGGTCGTCGTAAGCTTGAAAAATTCATTAAGCAGGAATATGGGAATGCGCCGAAACCCAGATCTGAACACACGCCACTATCCCTTGACGACCTCTATCGTCTTGCCAATGAAGCGCATAATGGCAGATTCAACAACATCCCATTTGCGAAAAAAGCGCGTATCCTCCTTGAGCGGACTTATTGCGATGAGTCTGAATATAGCTCATTTGCGCAAAAAATATACCACACCTACCTCCATGGCCGAAAATTCGAAGAATCATGGGTCGCGCTTTATTATCTATCGCTTATCATAGTCCTCATTCGGCGGGGTATGGAAGAAAGGCAGGTGCGAGATGGTACGGCTCAAAAACGAGAACAGGTGAATTTCAGTCCCGCTTACGCGATTGTATCAGAATTCGCAAAAAATGCTTTTGTAAATTATTCGCTCGGTTCACAAAAGACCTATAAAGAGTGGATGAATCAAATTGATATCCTACCATTGCGTGCAATGTTTGAGGATTTGGATCGATTTATGGTCAATTTTCAAGTGAGGGTGCAGTATGCCGAACAAATAAAAAAATACATGCTCGATAAACTGCAGCTGACCAATGAAGATGCCATGGAACTGAAGCAGTCGACTAATGAACTCTTTCAAGAATTGAAACACTCTCAGCGCTATACCATTAAGCAATCTTGTTATCTTGATGAAACAGGCATTGCGCCGATAAGTGGTTGGGCATGTATTGATCCAAAACAAATGCGGAATGCTGAAGCACTTTCAATAGATGAATTGGAAGTTGCAATTCGATCAACTTCCTGTCTTGCCGAATATATTCCATTTCGCGAGGGTGATGGCATGCAATCCGTTTCCGCGTCTCATTTCACCGATGGTCCGCGGGTAGGAACGCGATACTCGTTTGATGCTATTACGAGTTTGGAATGCAAGGTCGGGCATGACGGCGAGCTGTATGTATTCGTATACCCGATCAAGCTGTCGTTACGGGATATCTATAAAAAATGTGGCATGGAGGCACAATATGAATTTATACGCCTTCAATTTATTGCGCGCTTGTTTGATCTTATCGTTCCACGAGAGATAAGCGAGCAGACACCTTCAGTGGAGAACTTGAGCGAAAGCGTTCGTCAAGGAAAGCAGGCGGATCCATCTAAGAAAACGTTAGAGATAATTCGTGACATCATCACGCCGCGCACCCTTATCTTACGCGATAGAGCAAGAGTCGAGCGAGCCTATGATGATGAACTGAATGCGCAAAAGCGGCAATTCTTGGGGAGGGTTGGGCATCCAATGCGCTTGCGAAAGGGATATAAACCACATCCTGATGCTAAAAAGTGGGCCAAAGAGGATGGTTTCTTGCGCGAACTTGAACCGAATGAAACCTGGTGCCGTCCGGTTGATTCGCCCGTGGCAGTGGTACATCGTCAGAAAGGAGGAAAAAAATAATATGGGTCCGGAAAACTACAATCACACACAGCGGCGCAGTGCACCATTGTTAAACCAAGAGGTATTTCAAGATTATTATGAGAGAGCGAATTGGCATACTGATGCATTTCCTGATGCAGCCGAGGGAGCACCATCATTGAAAAAAGCTCGCGCGCGCGTTGATGTATTGAAAAAATTAAGCGATAAGGTGTATGCAAACCCGCGTGAATTTGA
The window above is part of the Patescibacteria group bacterium genome. Proteins encoded here:
- a CDS encoding helicase-related protein — translated: MQTPQQTTEASSQNGTLTIERLDDVVADSDGCQYASMNFYRNQVGLNTLKLMLLLKKIPQSDRRNGRTKDGDALSLYPIRDVDRLFLEHGILRRGQDIVLENPLEAIIFKKVQYASRDFFKQTFHLSDEIFDTHVASPEIEHRKAVNTEGDVVIIYPVMKVVKVLTEIGFFRDVEKEAPEPKTPEEKIPDLEAYLKELADGTAIDQETFDKLLAAFGPSRVVDIIFRLRPAFKDIEVGEVEKIIPRYLGDCLVQRRGFRPDVVVEAGKHLSDPDNQKCLYETLRYRCFELFLERRRYDKQSDEALLVKSAVDDLACALSEEGALENESVKEIWNAVEEYYLALANHFEKPDRLVDHISPDRAFPDMSQRINIKDIMENKRMLIADEMSGGKSASAIIAKEYLGAKLAVICAPSNVIATWREYLLSDEKRLDGSLKGYFKEGQKPRVFVVESSLQLALIDSNAYDYILISHGRMARPEYNEFLVKLPYDMVILDESHKLKKISKGVQSRAALRLMNKLQGENEYVVLLSGTPVPNKVRDVAFLLKALYPEKFEQENNQQLIQRIIKGGVIELRNLLIPRMQMKKLSEIVDIAPVIEHPPIRVQISPQERAIYNQVFLDDDQFTSTEKIIAMRQFLMNPEIFEPTPGFPASMVEALGMELRTALESHDKILVFTNSYVDGILRKGKYQTTIIERLGLPADVVIEVIDASTSQKDREDIQRRFNSHPDKIIIFASGQTTDVGVDFSGAEVVVTYNHPWTKYEYLQQVGRANRCTRKHTLHVKMLRCPGTIEEGVYAHVRMKYEAIERLLNGVPLTEEQRRLLHMDAKNDEEDDELSEELSTFHLAQCGELMSILKQMYHIGEKGFKNMLKTRGEAYARGYAGLSNRCYQANMNRMVGTIIENSIGEREQNVADLAILDLASGPEMLRRVLPEAQQEAVTSLDLNEKHFENAKGKTVVGSFLDTGLETQSFDYVACSLAFHYTPECRAFQTETIELLKEINRLVKIGGRTVITLNYNYELKDPIRFREIVSAMFGFDVIESMTGCAENDGVFGAHVITLEKREDVSYAPIDAFVGLLKRKEFAGLQIKKNDHSLVDSRWIMDEVVINGRSYPIALNALDRQTREKEQSIIDEAVELFDTYSALYKIPEDVLTAKGFCRVKVKNRYVLLKQISNGDDPKFILVKPEFIRRKRR